From the genome of Nicotiana sylvestris chromosome 2, ASM39365v2, whole genome shotgun sequence, one region includes:
- the LOC138886132 gene encoding uncharacterized protein has protein sequence MAEYEACILGLNMAIDMNIQELLVIGDSDLLVPHVQQEWATKNSKILPYLHHVQELGKWFMKIEFRHVPRIHNEFADVLATLSSMKQHPKINFTDPIPVKIHNQLAYCVHVEEEIDGKSWFHDIKKYLAKVKYLEHVNHTQKHTLRRLSNHFFHSGGNLYRKTPDLGLLRCVDAKEASKLLEEIHAGTCGPHMNVFVLSKKILRTGYFWMTIVTDCIQYVCKCYQGQVHADMIKVPPNELNTTSSPWPFAAWGMDVIGPIEPTASYGHRFFLVAIDYFTK, from the coding sequence atggcagagtatgaagcctgtatactagggctcaacatggcaatcgacatgaatattcaggagctgttagtaatcggtgattcagatttgcttgtgcccCATGTACAAcaagagtgggccaccaagaattccaagatattaccatatctgcaccatgtacaggaattggGAAAGTGGTTCATGAAGATAGAGTTTcggcatgtgcccagaattcacaatgagtttgccgatgtattggccactttgtcatccatgaaaCAACATCCGAAAATAAATTTCACTGATCCCATCCCAGTGAAAATTCATAATCAACTAGCGTATTGtgtccatgttgaagaagaaatagaCGGGAAGTcgtggtttcacgatatcaaaaAATATTTGGCAAAAGTAAAATATCTGGAGCATGTGAACCAtactcagaaacacacacttcggagattgtccaatcactttttccacagcggaggaaacttgtacaggaaaactcctgatttgggattgctacgATGCGTTgacgcaaaagaggcttctaagctacttgaggagatacatgcagggacctgcggccCGCATATGAATGTTTTTGTCTTgtccaagaagatacttaggactggttacttttggatgaccattgtgacagattgcatccagtatgtctgcaAATGCTACCAAGGTCAAGtccatgccgatatgataaaagtgccgccaaatgagctcaataccacaagctcaccttggccatttgccgcctggggaatggatgtcattggtcctaTTGAGCCTACTGCTTCATATGGACACAGGTTCtttctggtagccattgactacttcacaaaatag